From Mycolicibacterium nivoides, a single genomic window includes:
- a CDS encoding isocitrate lyase/PEP mutase family protein, whose protein sequence is MSETTLQERAAALLALHQPGNPVVLPTVWDAWSARLAVGEGFSALTVGSHPLADSIGKADGEVMSFDDLLTRVRQITDAVDVPVSVDIESGYGERPERLIEGLLDVGAVGLNIEDTVHKEGKRLRSSAEHAELVGQLRAAADAAGVHVVINARTDLFLHNDGDDADRVDRAIARLSEAAAAGADSLFPPGLRDPEALARLVSEVPLPVSVTVPPDTADLAELTAAGVGRITFGPFLQGVLSARAKEVLARWR, encoded by the coding sequence ATGAGTGAGACCACGTTGCAGGAGCGGGCGGCGGCACTGCTGGCGCTGCACCAACCCGGCAACCCCGTTGTGTTGCCCACGGTGTGGGATGCCTGGTCGGCCCGGCTCGCGGTCGGCGAGGGCTTTTCCGCACTCACCGTGGGAAGCCATCCGCTGGCGGATTCGATCGGCAAGGCTGACGGCGAGGTGATGTCGTTCGACGATCTGCTGACCCGCGTGCGGCAAATCACCGACGCGGTCGATGTGCCGGTGTCGGTGGACATCGAGTCCGGTTACGGCGAGCGGCCCGAGCGGTTGATCGAGGGGCTGCTCGACGTCGGGGCTGTCGGTTTGAACATCGAGGACACCGTGCACAAGGAGGGCAAGCGGCTGCGCAGTTCGGCGGAGCACGCCGAGTTGGTCGGGCAGCTGCGCGCCGCCGCGGACGCCGCGGGTGTGCACGTGGTGATCAACGCGCGTACGGACCTGTTCCTGCACAACGACGGAGATGATGCCGACCGCGTGGACCGCGCGATCGCTCGGCTGTCCGAGGCGGCCGCCGCCGGCGCCGACTCGCTGTTCCCGCCTGGCCTGCGCGACCCGGAAGCGTTGGCACGCTTGGTGTCCGAGGTTCCGCTGCCGGTCAGCGTGACCGTTCCGCCCGACACCGCCGATCTCGCCGAGCTGACGGCGGCCGGCGTCGGCCGCATCACCTTCGGGCCGTTCCTGCAGGGCGTGTTGAGCGCGCGGGCCAAGGAAGTGCTGGCGCGCTGGCGGTAG